AATTGATGAAAATGCTTTAGAACAATTTGTTGAAGAGCTTATAAAATTTGCTCAAAAGAATCCAGATGTAAAATTATTAAAGGCTGCTGAAATGGTTGGAACTGAATAAAATATTATATTGATTTTAGTTGATGTTTTAGATATGGTTGCCCTTTCTTTTTTTTGGAAAAAGAAAGGGTTTTTTTTATTTTATAAATTAATTAAACATGGAAAAAGGAGTAAAAAGGGAAAATGGATTTGAATTTATCAATGGATTTGAATTTAACAAATGAAAAAATACTTGATATGAAGTGGGGAATAACAAGGTTTTTATTTTTATTTTATTTAGCTTTTTGTTTAGTAACGGTGTTTGGTGTTTATATAACAGCGCCAATTGGCTCAAAGTTATTTTTTAATTCATGGCGGTTTTGGCGTTATTTGCCTTATGCCCATAAATTACTAATTTTCGGATACAGAATGGTATTTGTAATGTTGAAGGGCAAAGATGATCATAAGTTTCTTTTTTCAGTACCATTAAGTGACCCTCCACTTGTAAGTCCAGATTTAAGTGTAGTAAAACTTTCAAATTCATGGGAAAATGGCTATAGATGCGATTCCTGCACAAATTGTTGCTCAAAAATCAATTGTCCTCTTTTAGAAAAAGAAACAGGTAAATGCATTAGTTATAATTCTTTTTACTGGCGTTATTTTATGTGCGGAAGATTTCCTTTTACTCAAGGCCATATTGATTATTATGGATGTGAAAAATGGGAAATGCATAATGAAATTGCCGCATAGAGTTTTATTAATTTTTTTTTTTATTTTTTGCCACTCCGTTGTTTTCAAATGAATTACCGACATTTAAAGCTGGTGTAGCAAAAACTTCCATAACGCCTGTAAATTATATGTGGATGGCGGGGTATTCTGGCCGAAGCCATCCATCAAATGGTTTTATTCACGATATTTGGATTAAAGTTCTCGCCTTAGAATCTTGCGAGGGTAATAGAGCCATTATTCTTACAAGTGATCTTTTAGGAATTCCTAAAAATTTATATGAGGATTTAATTTCAGAACTACGTTCAATAATAGGCATTGATCGCTCTGAAATAATGTTTACAGCCTCTCACAATCATTCCTCCCCTGTAGTCAAAGATGCTCTGCAAGATTGTTATAACTTAGATGATGAGCAGCTTTTATTAATTGATGAGTACTATAATTATCTTAAATTAACCATTGTTGATACTGTTTTAAAAGCTATTGATAATCTAACACCAGCGTTGTTATTTGCAGGAGAAGGAACAGCTACGTTTGCTGTAAATAGAAGGAACAATGTTGAAACAGAAGTCCCTTACTTTATTGAAAATGGATATGATCTAAAGGGACCAGTTGACCATGAAGTTCCTGTTTTGGCAATAAAAACAACGGACAATAATTTATTAGCGGTAGTTTTTGGATATTCCTGCCACGCAACCACTTATGCGGGATATAGCTGGTTTGGCGATTATCCGGGTTATGCTCAAATTTATGTTGAAGAAAATTATCCTGGTGCTGTAGCTATGTTTTATCAAAAATGTGGATCGGATCAAAACCCTATTCCAAGGGGAAGTATTGAATTATCAATGGAATATGGAAAACTTCTCGCTGAAAGTGTTGAGTCTGTACTCTTAAACCCTATGCGTCAGATAGATCCTTATATAAATACAAGCTTTGAATTTGTAAATCTTTATTATGGGACACAACCTACTATTAGTGATTTAAAAATTTTATCAAAAAGAGACGATATTCTTGGAAGATGGGCGAAAAGACTTTTGAAAGTTTTAGAAGGAATCGGTAGATTTCCGACTTATTATGAATATCCTGTTCAGGTATGGAGACTTGGAAAAGATCAAATTTGGATAAGCCTTGGAGGAGAAATTCCAGTGGATTATGCTAATTATTTTAAGAATAAATATAGATTTCATACTTGGGTGAATGGTTACGCTAATGATGTTATGGCCTATATACCTTCGAAAACAATATGGGAAGAAGGTGGCTATGAAACAGGAGCTTTGCCGGTATATGGATTGCCAGCTTATAGATGGGCTCCAGATGTTGAAGATCCAATATTAGCATCGGTTAATAAGCTTATTCAAAATGTAAACTACTCCGACGATCGAAAATTATTTGCAAATTTTATGAATTCCATTTTACTTTTAATGGGAAATTTTTATTGGATGTTTTAATTAATAATTGGATTATAGCTATATAAAATTTTAATTATTGATAATATTATCAATAATTATTGTATGTGTTTAAGGCTAAAAATATTAAAGATAGAAAGAAATTATATTTTTTTATTGATAATATTATCAATAATTGTGAATGATTAAATGTAAGCTCCTTGTTAATCACAAATTTAAGATTCAGATGGCAACATAAAGATTAAGCGCACTGGAAATTTTATGAAAAATATACAAATGCATTTTATTACTTTGACATTTAATGATCCTCAGATGGAGCGTGAATTTAGGAAATATCACAATACAAAAACAATTCCATATGAGCGTATTTTTTTATGGGTTCTTTTAGTTGTAGCCTTAATCTGGTTTTTCATTTCAAGTTATTTAGGTATAGAAAATATTGATGAACAAATCGTTGTAAATTTAAAGAGAACGCTTTTAGTGCTTATGTGTCTTAGTGTATTCTCAATTTGTTTTAGTTATACCAGCCTTGTGATGGATAATCTACAAATCGGAACTTGTGTAGTATGTCTTTTAATCGGTAGTCTTCTTCTTTATTTTTTTGAGACTCTTCCGTATTCCGAATTTATTTCCTATAGTTATGGAATTGTTGTGTTGTTTATTTTTGCTTTTTTAACTTTAGCGGTTATGAATGTAGTTTTATCATTTTTAGTTTCTATTCTTTTGATTGGCGTATATACTTTTATTTTATTTCATAAAATAAATATATTGAACTTAAATACGTTAATACCCATCTTGTATGTTTTGACATCTTTTATTTTTGGCTTAGTAGGGGCGTATGCATTTGAAAAGAGAGCCCGTGAAGAATTTATTTCTACCAAGATTATCGAACAAAACAATAGTTTGATGGAGGGATTATCCGCAAAACTTTCTAAATATCTTTCACCTAATTTGTATAATTCAATTTTTACAGGGCAAAAAGAGGTTAGAGTTGAGTCTGCCCGCAAGAAATTAACTATTTTTTTTTCTGATATTAAGGGTTTCACTGAATTGACGGACAGTATTGAATCAGAGACTCTAACTTTAATATTGAATAGCTATTTAAATGAAATGGCAGAGATTGCTCTTGAATATGGAGGTACAATAGATAAATTCATAGGCGATGCTATACTTATTTTTTTTGGGGATCCTCAAACAAAAGGTGAAGACGAAGATTCTATTCAATGTGTGTTCATGGCTATTAAAATGCAAGAAGCTATTAGAAGGTTGAATGATAAATGGCGAAAAATGGGAGCTGTTAAGGATATACAGGTAAGAATTGGAATTCATTCTGGCTTTTGTACGGTTGGCAATTTTGGTTCCGAAAACAGGTTAGAATATACTATAATAGGAGGCAGTGTAAATCTTGCTAAACGTTTAGAGTCAGCTTCACAAGAGGGCAAAATTTTAATATCCGAAGATACATACGCTTTAGTCAAAGAAAAAATTCATTGTGTTAAAAAAGATAGAATTCATGTAAAAGGAATATCTTATCCTGTTCAAACCTATGAAGTAGCTGCTCCTGTTGAAAAGATAGAAAAAAATGAGATAACCGAAAATTTTTGGGGATTTTCGCTGCATATTAATTATCATACTGTAGATAAAAAAAAGGCGAAGGCGATTTTAAATAATGCCTTAAAGAGTTTAAATAAAAAAAATGATTTTTTTAACTGGTTGTAAGGAGCTGCCAAGTTTTACTTTACATGCAAAGACAATTTTGATAGGTATTTCTATTATATCGCTTTAGCAGAGTAATTTGATACAATTTACGGAATCGTTTAAATGGAAATAGATAATATAAGAGTTTTGCATATTGACACAGAGCATGCATGGGGCGGGGGACAGCAGCAAGTGGCTTATTTGATGGATTATATGCATAAACAAGGCTTAAATAACACAGCTTTAGTATGTCAACCAAAGTCTTATTTTGAAAAATACTGTAAAGAAAAAGGAATTCCTTTCTATCCTGTTAAGATGAGGGGGGAAATGGATTTTATTGCTGGTTATAAAATAGCTCGTTTATGTAAAAAAAATAATTTTAATATACTTCATCTACATTCAGCTCATGCTCTTGCAAGTGGTTTGTGGGCAAAACTTTTTTATAATAAGATTAAGCTTATTGGTTCAAGAAGGGTTTCCATACATATAAGGAATAACCCTTTAAGCCTTTTTAAATATTCGAATAGAATGATTGATAAGATAGTTTGTGTTTCTAATCAAATAAAGGATACTCTATTAAAAGACGGAATTCCTGAACATTTAGTAGTAACTATTTATAGCGGAGTTGATCTTAAAAAATTTACTGATGTGCTTCCTCCGCCAGCATTTAGAAAGCAATGGAACATACCAGATGACCATATTCTTGTAGGGACAGTCGCTTCTATGGTAGAAGCAAAGGATTACCCAACCTTTCTTAAAGCCGCAAAAATTATTACTGATATTAATGATAAAATTACTTTTTTTGCCGTTGGGAATGGTCCTAAAGAAAAGGAAATTTATGATTTTGCTAAAGACTTAGGCTTATCAAAAAGGTTTATTTTTTCAGGATTTCAAAAAGAAGTGGGGATATTTTTAAAAAGCTTTGATATTTTTGTTTTATCATCAAGTTTTGAAGGTTTAGGAACTTCTATACTTGACGCCCAAGGTGTAGGACTTCCTGTTGTTGCCACAAAAACAGGGGGGATTCCTGAAATTATCCGTCATAATGTAAATGGTATGTTGATAGAGCAGGGTAATCCTCAAGCCCTCGCCGATGCTATAGTTGAACTTGCAACAAATAAAGAAAAAAGAAAAACATTAGGAGAAAAGGCAATGGAAACTGTAAAAGACTTTTCTATTGAAAATACTGTTCAGAAAAATTTAAGTCTATATAAAGAAATATTAAACAGTAAAAAGCCTTGAATAGAATTTATGTTAGATACAATAATTTATAAAATAATTAGAGCCATATTCAGAGTGTTCGGAGTTATACCTCGAAGAGTGTCTGTGTATTTTTCTAAAGTTATGGGAAATATCTGGTTTTTTATTGATAAACAGCATAGAAATATTGCGCTTGAAAATCTTACAAGGGCATTTGGAAGGGAAAAAACACAACAAGAAATTAAAATTCTTGCTAAGAAAGTATTTCAAAATATAGCTTTAGTATTGTTTGAGATCGGTTGGACAATGGGGTTAAACAAAAAAGAAATCCATAAGTATTTTACAGTAAAGGGATTGAACAATCTTAATAAAGCCGTTGAAAAGGGTAGGGGAGTGCTTCTTTTAACAGGCCACATGGGTAATTGGGAACTTTTAACATTTATTGCAGCCATGACAAATCATAAATACAATATAGTTTATAGGCAGTTAGATTTTCCTCCATTGGAAAAATTTTTTTTTGATTTAAGAACTCGTTTTGGCGCTACAATGATTCCTAATTTTAGAGGGGCGATGCGTTTAATTTTAAAGGCTTTAAACAAGAGAGAATGTGTTGGGATGTTATTAGACCAGAGTGTAAATTGGGATCTAGGAGTCTTTGCTGATTTTTTTGGGATAAGAACATCTACAAATAAAGGTATGGCTTTGATATCTTTAAAAACTGGAGCTCCAGTAGTTCCTGTTTTTATAAAACGAAAAGGTTTTAAATTTGAAGCGGAATTTGAAAAAGAGATTCCTTTTATTGATACTGGCGATAAGATTAAAGACGTTGAAGAAAGTACTTTTTTGTATAATAAAAGGATTGAAAATTTTATTAGGCAATATCCGGAACAATGGTTTTGGGTCCATAGAAGGTGGAAAATTGCTCCTTATAGCTCATGGCCGAAAAAGAAGCATTTTCAAAAATAATTTTTATTAAAGTTAATTCGAATATGAAGATATCTGTAATTGTTACAACATATAATAGGCCTCAAGTATTAAAAGAAGTTCTTAAATCCTTAAAAAAACAAACGATTTATCCTTTTGAAGTAATTGTTGCCGATGATGGATCAGAACCAGAAACAGCTCAAGTAGTTAATGATTTAAGTAGAATATGTCCTTTTAAAATCGCTCATGTTTGGCAAGAAGACATTGGTTTTAGAGCTGCAATGATAAGAAATAAAGCAATA
The Desulfobacterales bacterium genome window above contains:
- a CDS encoding neutral/alkaline non-lysosomal ceramidase N-terminal domain-containing protein; this translates as MFSNELPTFKAGVAKTSITPVNYMWMAGYSGRSHPSNGFIHDIWIKVLALESCEGNRAIILTSDLLGIPKNLYEDLISELRSIIGIDRSEIMFTASHNHSSPVVKDALQDCYNLDDEQLLLIDEYYNYLKLTIVDTVLKAIDNLTPALLFAGEGTATFAVNRRNNVETEVPYFIENGYDLKGPVDHEVPVLAIKTTDNNLLAVVFGYSCHATTYAGYSWFGDYPGYAQIYVEENYPGAVAMFYQKCGSDQNPIPRGSIELSMEYGKLLAESVESVLLNPMRQIDPYINTSFEFVNLYYGTQPTISDLKILSKRDDILGRWAKRLLKVLEGIGRFPTYYEYPVQVWRLGKDQIWISLGGEIPVDYANYFKNKYRFHTWVNGYANDVMAYIPSKTIWEEGGYETGALPVYGLPAYRWAPDVEDPILASVNKLIQNVNYSDDRKLFANFMNSILLLMGNFYWMF
- a CDS encoding adenylate cyclase, whose amino-acid sequence is MKNIQMHFITLTFNDPQMEREFRKYHNTKTIPYERIFLWVLLVVALIWFFISSYLGIENIDEQIVVNLKRTLLVLMCLSVFSICFSYTSLVMDNLQIGTCVVCLLIGSLLLYFFETLPYSEFISYSYGIVVLFIFAFLTLAVMNVVLSFLVSILLIGVYTFILFHKINILNLNTLIPILYVLTSFIFGLVGAYAFEKRAREEFISTKIIEQNNSLMEGLSAKLSKYLSPNLYNSIFTGQKEVRVESARKKLTIFFSDIKGFTELTDSIESETLTLILNSYLNEMAEIALEYGGTIDKFIGDAILIFFGDPQTKGEDEDSIQCVFMAIKMQEAIRRLNDKWRKMGAVKDIQVRIGIHSGFCTVGNFGSENRLEYTIIGGSVNLAKRLESASQEGKILISEDTYALVKEKIHCVKKDRIHVKGISYPVQTYEVAAPVEKIEKNEITENFWGFSLHINYHTVDKKKAKAILNNALKSLNKKNDFFNWL
- a CDS encoding lysophospholipid acyltransferase family protein, giving the protein MLDTIIYKIIRAIFRVFGVIPRRVSVYFSKVMGNIWFFIDKQHRNIALENLTRAFGREKTQQEIKILAKKVFQNIALVLFEIGWTMGLNKKEIHKYFTVKGLNNLNKAVEKGRGVLLLTGHMGNWELLTFIAAMTNHKYNIVYRQLDFPPLEKFFFDLRTRFGATMIPNFRGAMRLILKALNKRECVGMLLDQSVNWDLGVFADFFGIRTSTNKGMALISLKTGAPVVPVFIKRKGFKFEAEFEKEIPFIDTGDKIKDVEESTFLYNKRIENFIRQYPEQWFWVHRRWKIAPYSSWPKKKHFQK
- a CDS encoding glycosyltransferase family 4 protein gives rise to the protein MEIDNIRVLHIDTEHAWGGGQQQVAYLMDYMHKQGLNNTALVCQPKSYFEKYCKEKGIPFYPVKMRGEMDFIAGYKIARLCKKNNFNILHLHSAHALASGLWAKLFYNKIKLIGSRRVSIHIRNNPLSLFKYSNRMIDKIVCVSNQIKDTLLKDGIPEHLVVTIYSGVDLKKFTDVLPPPAFRKQWNIPDDHILVGTVASMVEAKDYPTFLKAAKIITDINDKITFFAVGNGPKEKEIYDFAKDLGLSKRFIFSGFQKEVGIFLKSFDIFVLSSSFEGLGTSILDAQGVGLPVVATKTGGIPEIIRHNVNGMLIEQGNPQALADAIVELATNKEKRKTLGEKAMETVKDFSIENTVQKNLSLYKEILNSKKP